A stretch of the Hymenobacter tibetensis genome encodes the following:
- a CDS encoding cellulose binding domain-containing protein, whose amino-acid sequence MSVFYSCKARYWAILLLLGGLLPVAGHAQLSLTSGAPTTVDFNSLGTSATASLPTGFVLANGSTVTYGNTANPTATMLTGGISGAGTFTGSSTGGPYNFADGVAASAPDRALGFLSSGSYTSPRHILLAVQNNTTATITQLAVTYDIEKYRSGSRAFEWQFHTSADGSSWTQLTGLTEVFVADANNTTIPTSITPISKRATLSGLNLAPGATTYLRWSYVGILNPSSSSTSTNAQALGLDNLTLTPTLSTAPPTAAISTGNVSGSFCVGASAAGSSFSVPFTSTGALTGAFTVQLSNASGTFSTDLTQNIIGQGSVSPLTAAVPAGTPSGTGYRVRVVHPASATIGTPSTTNLTITAAPANNTVTVSATGPQTVATSGTGGTLTATASAPSTYAWYYGTTNGGPYSAAISSATSASYVLKGTDFGGAGTYYVVARATSTCGDVVGTSTPITVTVTAPTPSLTFSALTQPDFGSLFLGSPSSSQRITVTGANLTAPVTVTPPTGFEIRTGTGAFACCAITLTPQNGTLATTIDVRFLPTLAQAYSSTLPVSSPDVPTVPPVAVAGTGVAPTYPATAGTAPVADITSFTATASGTVTADGGAPVTERGFVFAPYTAPTLADSILTVGNGTGSFTGTLTGLRPNQQYYVRAYAVNNEGTAYGEEIAFTTVAVPLAAEPTVQATVRARDVTSNSLTLSALGGNGAKRLIVARLGSSVAAVPVDATSYTANAAFGSGNQLGTGNYLVYQGTDTTVTVTNLRPDATYTFAVFEYNDNNTPYAENYLTTTPGILTQKLQPAPAALLLEENFDYPATTLLTANGWRAHSGAGNSAVKVAANSLNQIGYSASGIGNSAALVGNGEDVNRPFAAVEPGTPVYLSFLVNVANASTVAAGDYFLHLGSAPFATDNYRGRVFVRKTTSGQIQFGISGSGAAVYAPTEYALNTTHLLVVKYTFDDNSSVSSLFVNPTTDTEPAAATTSSSEGATSTAPNIGAVALRQGTNFPNLTVDGIRVGNTFRVVKTGLICLPPAPQFTAAPVCAGETTTFTDASSGVAANATYAWDVNGDGVTDYSTKGSITHKYATDSTYTVTLTITQGGCSQQYSQAVVVRALPTAVISGTPTICAGTTTNLPIQLTGVAPWTLTYSAGSTAPPTTVTVTASDVTQGIYQLDVTPTATSTYTITSVQDANCTGSTPSGSATVTVNTAPVLTVPTVAPVDATAGLRGASVSFAATATGSTPAPAVTYTILLNGTTKSITSPYVFPLGTTVVTATATNDCGTVSQTFPVTVQSPTLVRVLHQNADGSVGNNVIKPNLQLINNSPAAIPYAELSVRYWLTAEDYAPITAAIDYALVGTSAVRATYVALREPAKGAFGYVEYTFTAAGNLPVGGNSGVIQSRIFKQTQTNFNESDDHSYALNSTYQFNDRITVYRGGVLIGGIEPDLAPVEPAVQVWTENKERRTTANTISTYLQVRNVGTQPLSYQDLTVRYWFSPEGTQQLNSFIDYAQLGAGNVSVTFGQAGTEKYAELRFAASLGALAPLSTTGNVQYRIAKTDWSNFNQANDFSYRPFGALSENNHVTVYLQGQRIYGEEPAGATVASRGTQVVMSSAATPQKGAHVQTKLRSYPNPFTGSTTLEFALAQSGKYQLEIYDLQGRLVQRVQASEAPTRQLVRVPWEATAVTRGLYMARLITGTGTQTLKLQVE is encoded by the coding sequence ATGTCTGTTTTTTATTCTTGCAAGGCCCGGTATTGGGCTATATTACTGCTGCTAGGCGGGCTGCTGCCTGTAGCTGGCCACGCGCAGCTTTCCTTAACTAGCGGGGCGCCAACTACGGTTGATTTCAATAGCCTCGGCACTAGTGCCACCGCCAGCTTACCAACCGGTTTTGTACTGGCCAACGGCTCAACCGTTACCTACGGTAATACGGCCAACCCTACGGCTACCATGCTTACCGGTGGTATTTCTGGTGCCGGAACCTTCACTGGAAGCTCAACAGGCGGCCCCTATAATTTCGCTGACGGAGTTGCCGCTTCTGCCCCTGATCGGGCGTTGGGCTTTTTATCTTCCGGCAGCTACACCTCGCCTCGGCATATTCTGTTGGCGGTGCAGAACAACACGACAGCTACCATCACGCAGCTGGCAGTAACGTACGACATCGAGAAGTACCGCAGTGGCTCGCGAGCTTTTGAGTGGCAGTTTCACACTAGTGCCGATGGCAGTTCCTGGACGCAGCTTACGGGCTTGACAGAGGTTTTCGTGGCCGATGCCAACAACACAACAATACCTACTTCGATAACCCCGATTTCAAAACGCGCTACGCTAAGTGGCCTCAACCTTGCCCCCGGCGCTACTACCTACCTGCGTTGGTCATACGTTGGCATCCTCAATCCCAGCAGTAGCAGTACTAGTACCAACGCCCAAGCGCTGGGCTTGGACAATCTGACGCTTACGCCTACGCTCTCCACGGCTCCGCCTACTGCCGCTATCAGTACGGGCAACGTGTCGGGCAGTTTCTGCGTGGGCGCATCGGCAGCAGGCAGCAGCTTCAGCGTGCCGTTCACGTCTACCGGAGCACTCACGGGTGCGTTCACCGTTCAGCTTTCCAATGCCAGTGGCACGTTCTCCACTGATTTGACGCAGAACATCATCGGCCAGGGCAGTGTTTCGCCGCTGACAGCAGCCGTACCGGCGGGCACTCCAAGCGGCACGGGCTACCGCGTCCGGGTGGTGCACCCCGCATCAGCCACCATTGGAACTCCTAGCACCACCAACCTAACCATAACAGCAGCGCCAGCCAACAACACCGTTACGGTTTCGGCGACGGGTCCGCAAACGGTGGCAACGTCTGGCACCGGTGGAACGCTGACAGCAACGGCTTCGGCCCCTTCCACCTACGCGTGGTATTACGGCACCACCAATGGCGGGCCTTACTCGGCGGCTATCAGCAGCGCTACTAGCGCCAGCTACGTCCTCAAGGGCACCGATTTTGGTGGCGCGGGCACCTATTATGTGGTGGCCCGGGCAACCAGCACCTGCGGCGACGTAGTTGGCACGAGTACGCCCATCACCGTGACGGTAACGGCCCCCACTCCTTCCCTCACGTTCAGTGCGCTAACTCAGCCAGATTTCGGTAGCCTGTTCTTGGGCTCGCCTTCTTCCAGCCAGCGCATCACGGTAACCGGTGCCAACCTGACGGCTCCCGTTACAGTTACGCCGCCTACCGGCTTTGAAATCCGGACGGGTACGGGCGCGTTTGCGTGCTGCGCCATTACCCTGACACCGCAGAACGGCACCCTTGCCACTACTATCGACGTTCGTTTTTTGCCAACACTGGCTCAGGCGTATAGCAGCACCCTGCCCGTTAGCAGCCCGGATGTACCAACGGTGCCGCCGGTGGCGGTGGCGGGTACGGGCGTGGCGCCCACCTACCCCGCTACGGCCGGCACCGCGCCGGTAGCTGATATCACCTCTTTTACCGCTACCGCAAGCGGTACCGTAACGGCTGATGGCGGCGCACCGGTAACTGAACGCGGGTTCGTGTTTGCACCATACACCGCCCCAACCCTGGCCGACAGCATCCTGACGGTAGGCAACGGCACTGGTAGCTTCACGGGCACCCTTACTGGGCTGCGCCCCAACCAGCAGTACTACGTACGGGCGTACGCCGTCAACAACGAGGGCACGGCCTACGGAGAAGAAATTGCCTTTACAACAGTTGCTGTTCCGCTGGCTGCCGAGCCTACCGTGCAAGCCACGGTGCGGGCCCGCGACGTAACCAGCAACTCGCTGACGCTTTCCGCTTTGGGCGGCAACGGCGCAAAGCGCCTGATTGTGGCCCGGTTGGGTAGCAGTGTGGCCGCTGTACCAGTGGATGCTACTTCCTACACCGCCAATGCGGCGTTCGGTAGCGGCAATCAGCTTGGCACCGGCAACTACCTTGTGTATCAGGGCACCGATACCACGGTTACCGTCACTAATCTGCGGCCCGATGCTACCTACACGTTTGCGGTGTTCGAGTACAACGACAACAACACGCCGTACGCCGAAAACTACCTGACGACGACACCCGGCATCCTGACGCAAAAGCTTCAGCCAGCACCCGCTGCGTTGCTGCTCGAAGAGAATTTCGACTACCCTGCCACTACGCTGCTGACAGCGAATGGCTGGCGGGCGCACAGTGGCGCAGGAAATAGTGCCGTGAAAGTAGCAGCCAATAGTCTGAACCAGATTGGCTACAGTGCCAGCGGTATCGGCAACTCGGCGGCCTTGGTAGGCAACGGCGAAGACGTAAACCGTCCGTTCGCAGCCGTCGAGCCTGGTACGCCAGTGTATCTGTCGTTTCTGGTGAACGTGGCTAATGCTTCCACTGTAGCAGCCGGTGATTATTTCCTGCATTTGGGTTCGGCGCCATTCGCCACCGACAACTACCGGGGCCGCGTCTTCGTGCGCAAAACCACTTCCGGCCAGATTCAGTTTGGTATCAGCGGCAGCGGTGCGGCGGTTTATGCGCCCACTGAGTATGCGCTGAATACCACGCATCTGTTGGTAGTGAAATATACCTTCGACGACAATAGCAGCGTCAGTTCGCTATTCGTTAACCCCACCACCGACACTGAGCCAGCTGCGGCCACTACGTCGTCGAGCGAGGGCGCTACCAGCACGGCACCGAACATCGGCGCGGTGGCATTGCGTCAAGGCACCAATTTCCCGAATCTGACAGTGGATGGTATTCGGGTGGGCAACACCTTTCGGGTAGTGAAAACTGGCCTGATTTGCCTGCCACCCGCTCCGCAGTTCACGGCGGCTCCTGTTTGCGCCGGCGAAACCACCACGTTCACCGATGCTTCCAGCGGCGTGGCCGCCAATGCCACGTATGCGTGGGATGTAAACGGCGACGGGGTGACGGATTACTCGACTAAAGGCTCGATTACGCACAAGTACGCCACGGACAGCACCTATACCGTAACGCTGACTATCACGCAAGGCGGCTGTTCGCAGCAGTACTCGCAAGCGGTAGTCGTGCGGGCCCTGCCAACGGCTGTTATCAGCGGCACCCCAACGATATGCGCTGGCACCACCACAAATTTGCCGATACAGCTAACGGGTGTTGCTCCCTGGACGCTGACGTATTCTGCTGGCAGCACCGCCCCTCCCACCACAGTAACGGTAACGGCTTCGGATGTGACGCAAGGCATTTATCAGCTAGACGTTACCCCGACAGCAACTAGCACCTACACGATAACCAGCGTGCAGGATGCCAACTGCACGGGCAGTACGCCAAGCGGTTCGGCCACCGTAACGGTGAACACCGCTCCCGTGCTCACTGTACCCACAGTGGCGCCAGTTGATGCTACGGCTGGCTTGCGTGGGGCTTCTGTAAGCTTTGCCGCTACGGCCACCGGCAGCACGCCGGCTCCCGCCGTAACGTACACCATTCTGTTGAATGGCACTACGAAGAGTATCACCTCACCCTATGTATTCCCGCTGGGTACGACGGTGGTAACGGCCACGGCCACCAACGACTGCGGCACTGTTTCGCAGACGTTCCCGGTAACCGTGCAGAGCCCCACGCTGGTACGCGTGCTGCATCAGAATGCCGACGGCTCTGTTGGCAACAACGTCATCAAGCCGAACCTGCAACTGATAAATAACAGCCCAGCTGCCATTCCATACGCCGAACTGAGCGTGCGGTACTGGCTCACGGCCGAGGACTACGCGCCCATCACAGCCGCCATCGATTATGCGCTGGTAGGTACCAGTGCCGTGCGGGCCACCTATGTGGCGCTACGCGAGCCGGCAAAGGGAGCCTTCGGCTATGTCGAGTACACCTTCACGGCTGCGGGCAACCTGCCTGTAGGCGGAAACTCGGGGGTTATTCAGTCGCGCATCTTCAAACAAACGCAGACGAATTTCAACGAGTCAGACGACCACTCCTACGCCCTGAACAGCACCTACCAGTTCAACGACCGGATTACGGTGTACCGTGGTGGCGTGCTGATTGGCGGCATCGAGCCAGACCTGGCTCCGGTGGAACCTGCCGTACAGGTATGGACGGAAAACAAAGAGCGTAGGACCACTGCCAACACCATCAGCACCTACCTGCAGGTGCGCAACGTTGGTACCCAGCCCCTCTCCTATCAGGATCTAACCGTGCGCTACTGGTTCAGCCCGGAGGGTACCCAGCAGCTAAACTCTTTCATTGACTACGCGCAACTGGGCGCCGGCAATGTGAGCGTCACGTTTGGACAGGCAGGCACCGAGAAGTATGCCGAATTGCGCTTTGCGGCTTCGCTTGGTGCGCTGGCGCCGCTCAGCACCACCGGCAACGTGCAGTATCGAATAGCTAAAACCGATTGGTCGAACTTCAACCAAGCCAATGACTTCTCGTATCGGCCGTTCGGCGCCCTGAGCGAAAACAACCACGTAACGGTGTACTTGCAAGGGCAGCGCATCTATGGGGAAGAGCCAGCCGGTGCTACAGTGGCCAGCCGCGGCACTCAGGTGGTAATGAGCTCTGCCGCAACCCCGCAGAAGGGTGCGCACGTGCAAACCAAGCTCCGCAGCTACCCGAACCCCTTCACGGGCAGTACCACGCTGGAGTTTGCCTTGGCGCAATCAGGCAAGTATCAGCTGGAAATCTACGACCTACAAGGCCGCTTAGTACAGCGCGTGCAAGCCAGTGAGGCTCCCACCAGACAGCTAGTGCGGGTACCGTGGGAGGCCACGGCCGTTACCCGCGGCCTGTACATGGCCCGCCTGATAACGGGCACCGGCACCCAAACCCTCAAACTACAGGTCGAGTAA
- a CDS encoding response regulator transcription factor: MKILLIEDEPKVSAFIRRGLEEAQFDVEVAYDGYYGRQLALVNPYDLIILDVILPVLNGIEVLQAIRAQDQHIPVLMLTALGTTADKLKGFNEGADDYLVKPFDFSELLARVRVLTRRRGLETKGATLMIDDLILDSMAKTVTRSGRPIRLTAREFSLLELFMRHKGRVLSRAEIAENSWEDALDSGSNVIDVYVNYLRNKVDKGFDRKLIHTVVGMGYTMREEAP; the protein is encoded by the coding sequence ATGAAAATCTTACTCATTGAAGACGAACCCAAGGTATCAGCTTTTATCCGGCGTGGGTTAGAGGAAGCCCAGTTCGATGTTGAGGTGGCGTATGACGGCTACTACGGGCGGCAATTGGCACTCGTCAATCCGTATGACCTTATTATTCTGGATGTGATTTTGCCGGTCCTGAACGGCATCGAGGTGCTACAAGCCATTCGAGCGCAAGACCAGCACATTCCCGTCCTGATGCTGACGGCACTCGGCACCACCGCCGACAAATTGAAGGGGTTCAACGAAGGCGCCGACGACTACTTGGTGAAGCCCTTTGATTTCTCGGAGCTGCTGGCCCGCGTTCGAGTGCTAACCCGTCGCCGGGGCCTCGAAACCAAGGGCGCGACCCTGATGATAGATGACCTCATTCTGGATTCAATGGCTAAAACCGTGACGCGAAGCGGACGCCCCATCCGGCTTACGGCCCGCGAGTTCAGTTTATTGGAGCTGTTCATGCGCCACAAGGGCCGTGTGCTGAGCCGGGCCGAAATTGCTGAAAACTCCTGGGAAGACGCGCTGGATTCCGGCTCCAATGTGATTGACGTGTACGTGAACTACTTGCGCAATAAAGTCGACAAAGGCTTTGACCGCAAGCTGATTCATACGGTGGTAGGCATGGGCTACACCATGCGCGAAGAAGCGCCGTGA
- a CDS encoding DNA/RNA non-specific endonuclease, with protein sequence MTLTLHCWGRGWLPLLAGLSCTWSSALAQSPTQESFDSGSKPAYPVASTALTTGSWTFDEALLGTDAGDHKNGAQAARLRETGKLTMDFFLPNGAAVVTVQHARFGADASSGFELWYQAQNCGCDTWIKVGNTIISSSPDLQTASFAVNVPNAIRFELRKVSGGAGRLNLDDFVVAPYTTTAPPVSTGDNGHLTMGNPSGAATDVNMPTNYLMVKPQYALSYHRDKGKPNWVSWYLAPVWFGPARRQDDFRPDPDLPSGWYRPGTTSYSGSGFDRGHNCPSADRLSTTADNSATFLMTNMMPQSPNNNQQTWANLENYSRTLVNQGNELYIICGSYGTGGTGSNGYFTTIDNGRITVPERCWKVIVVLPTGTNDVSRVSATTRIIAIDTPNQQGLNQNWGTYRTTVDAIEAATGLDILSALPPAVQEVVEAKTDNGPTQ encoded by the coding sequence ATGACTCTAACCTTACATTGTTGGGGGCGCGGCTGGCTGCCGTTGCTAGCTGGACTAAGTTGCACGTGGTCGTCAGCTCTGGCCCAAAGCCCCACCCAAGAATCGTTTGACTCGGGAAGTAAACCAGCCTACCCGGTAGCATCCACGGCCTTAACTACCGGCAGCTGGACATTCGATGAAGCGTTGTTGGGAACCGACGCCGGCGACCACAAAAACGGCGCGCAAGCGGCCCGGCTCCGCGAGACGGGCAAGCTCACGATGGACTTCTTCCTGCCCAATGGAGCTGCAGTGGTTACCGTCCAGCACGCCCGCTTTGGTGCCGATGCTAGCAGTGGCTTCGAGCTGTGGTACCAGGCCCAGAATTGCGGCTGCGACACCTGGATCAAAGTTGGTAACACGATTATCAGCAGCTCCCCTGATCTGCAAACAGCCTCCTTTGCGGTGAACGTGCCGAATGCCATCCGCTTCGAGCTGCGCAAGGTGTCAGGCGGCGCGGGCCGCCTCAACCTCGACGACTTTGTGGTGGCGCCCTACACCACGACTGCCCCTCCGGTAAGCACCGGCGACAACGGCCACCTCACGATGGGCAACCCCAGTGGCGCGGCCACGGACGTGAACATGCCAACCAACTACTTGATGGTAAAGCCGCAGTACGCGCTCAGCTACCACCGCGACAAAGGCAAACCCAACTGGGTGAGCTGGTACCTGGCGCCGGTCTGGTTCGGCCCAGCCAGACGCCAAGACGACTTCCGCCCCGACCCCGATCTGCCTTCCGGCTGGTATCGCCCCGGCACCACCAGCTACAGCGGCTCCGGTTTCGACCGGGGACACAACTGCCCTTCTGCCGACCGTCTCAGCACCACCGCCGACAACTCGGCCACGTTCCTGATGACCAACATGATGCCCCAGTCGCCCAACAACAACCAGCAGACTTGGGCCAATCTGGAGAATTATTCACGGACGTTGGTAAACCAGGGCAACGAGCTCTACATCATTTGCGGCAGCTACGGCACTGGCGGCACCGGGTCGAATGGCTACTTCACGACCATCGACAACGGACGCATTACCGTGCCGGAGCGGTGCTGGAAAGTTATCGTGGTACTGCCTACGGGCACCAACGACGTTTCGCGCGTTTCGGCTACCACCCGCATCATTGCCATCGACACGCCTAACCAGCAGGGGCTGAACCAGAACTGGGGGACGTACCGCACCACGGTTGATGCCATTGAAGCCGCTACGGGCCTCGATATACTCTCTGCGTTGCCACCGGCCGTGCAGGAGGTTGTGGAAGCTAAAACCGACAACGGTCCAACGCAATGA
- a CDS encoding M1 family metallopeptidase, translating into MALKKAFLLLAFAGLLHQAHAQTTLPALTRADTLRGALTPLRTCYDLHYYHLNVKLDPARKFISGSNLFRFTATQDFTRLQFDLFANLAVDKVLYKGQSVPFTREANAVFVTFAQPIKQGTQDEFTVLYSGSPTEAKRAPWDGGLVYTQDKQGKPWVASACQGVGASIWWPTKDHQADEVDSMLISVTVPKGLKDVSNGRLRKTTKLKGGDTRFDWFVANPINNYCVALNVGDFQHFNDTYAGEKGKLTLDYWVLPENVEKAKKQFTANVKPMLKAMEHWFGPYPFYEDGYKLVESPHLGMEHQSAVAYGNNFGNGYRGRDLSGTGWGEKWDFIIIHESGHEWFGNNITSKDIADMWVHESFTNYSESLFVENQFGKQAGQEYVHGTRLGIANDAPIVGVFNVNQEGSGDMYPKGGNLLNMTRTIINDDEKWRQILRGLNKTFYHQTVTGTQVINYISQQSGQDLTKMYEQYLYHANIPTLEVRFEKGEALGRWVADVPGFTMPVRVRQKGGEYRFVTPTTTFKPLGVAGLTKDNLEVDTFNSYIGVLID; encoded by the coding sequence ATGGCCCTGAAAAAGGCGTTCCTCTTGCTTGCTTTCGCTGGGCTGCTCCACCAAGCGCACGCTCAAACCACTCTGCCTGCCTTAACCCGGGCCGACACCCTGCGCGGTGCCCTAACGCCGTTGCGCACGTGCTACGATCTGCACTACTATCACCTCAACGTGAAGCTGGATCCGGCCCGCAAGTTTATCAGCGGCTCCAACCTGTTCCGCTTCACCGCCACGCAAGATTTCACGCGCCTACAGTTCGACCTGTTTGCCAACTTAGCGGTAGACAAAGTGCTGTACAAAGGGCAGTCGGTGCCGTTCACTCGCGAGGCCAATGCCGTGTTCGTCACGTTTGCGCAGCCCATCAAGCAAGGCACGCAAGACGAGTTCACGGTGCTGTATTCGGGTAGTCCTACGGAGGCGAAGCGCGCGCCCTGGGACGGTGGCCTGGTGTACACGCAAGACAAGCAAGGCAAACCGTGGGTGGCTTCGGCCTGCCAGGGCGTGGGGGCAAGCATCTGGTGGCCCACCAAAGACCACCAAGCCGATGAGGTGGACAGTATGCTGATCAGCGTGACGGTGCCGAAAGGTTTGAAGGACGTATCGAACGGCCGCTTGCGCAAAACCACCAAGCTGAAAGGCGGCGACACCCGCTTCGACTGGTTTGTGGCCAACCCCATCAACAACTATTGCGTGGCCTTGAACGTGGGCGACTTCCAGCACTTCAACGACACGTACGCCGGCGAGAAAGGCAAGCTGACGCTGGACTATTGGGTGCTGCCCGAAAACGTGGAGAAAGCCAAAAAGCAGTTCACCGCCAACGTGAAGCCTATGCTCAAAGCCATGGAGCATTGGTTTGGGCCCTACCCATTCTATGAGGACGGCTACAAGCTGGTGGAGTCGCCGCACTTGGGCATGGAGCACCAAAGCGCCGTGGCGTACGGCAATAACTTCGGCAACGGCTACCGGGGCCGCGACCTGTCAGGCACGGGCTGGGGCGAGAAGTGGGACTTTATCATCATCCACGAAAGCGGCCACGAGTGGTTTGGCAACAACATCACCAGCAAGGACATAGCCGACATGTGGGTGCACGAGAGCTTCACCAACTACTCGGAAAGCCTGTTTGTGGAAAACCAGTTTGGCAAACAGGCCGGCCAGGAATACGTGCACGGCACCCGTCTTGGTATCGCCAACGATGCCCCGATTGTGGGCGTGTTCAACGTGAACCAGGAGGGCTCCGGCGACATGTACCCCAAGGGCGGCAACCTGCTGAACATGACGCGCACCATCATCAACGACGACGAAAAGTGGCGCCAGATTCTGCGGGGCCTCAACAAAACGTTTTACCACCAAACGGTTACCGGTACGCAGGTCATTAACTATATCAGCCAGCAGAGCGGGCAAGACCTAACCAAGATGTACGAGCAGTATCTGTACCACGCCAACATCCCGACGCTGGAAGTACGGTTTGAAAAAGGGGAAGCCCTGGGGCGCTGGGTGGCCGATGTACCCGGATTTACTATGCCCGTACGCGTGCGACAGAAAGGCGGCGAATACCGCTTCGTGACGCCCACTACCACCTTCAAACCGCTCGGCGTAGCTGGCCTTACCAAAGACAACTTGGAGGTCGATACGTTCAACTCCTACATCGGGGTGCTCATCGACTGA
- a CDS encoding polysaccharide lyase domain-containing protein, whose translation MPSAFLLPTRGLFVGLFLSAAALPVRAQLVAFPGAEGFGRFTTGGRGGQVVEVTTLADAGPGSFREAFTQHPGEPITIVFRVGGLIELKSPLKPKRSNVTIAGQTAPGDGICLKNYSVKLHGNNIMVRYLRSRPGNTSGANVAGVYGLNMENCRNFIVDHCSMSWSIEEAATFYDNTYSTVQWCVVSESLNSSFNGKGDHGYAGVWGGQYASYHHNLIAHHHSRAIRFNGARAHDTTAVVDYRNNVIYNWGNMQAAYGNELLIPGGSGQLNMVNNYYKGGPATPAARAAVIFDITQAYDAAKPDKPVATVYAAGNYVAGYPAVTANNWTGIRLHYYPETAVNFRRFRQTQATPALAPITTESAEAAYQAVLAGAGATVPVRDAVDARIVAETRAGTATGSSPAGSATYGLHQGIIDSQQDVGGWPVYKDGPTPTDTDHDGMPDAWEARHGLNPNSAADRNGLAASGYTQLEEYLNSLARSRHSSSTPPPASKGPSHKPRRNRRSGVGQ comes from the coding sequence ATGCCTTCTGCTTTTCTACTCCCTACCCGTGGGCTGTTTGTTGGCCTTTTCCTGAGCGCGGCAGCGCTGCCCGTTCGTGCACAATTGGTGGCTTTTCCTGGGGCCGAGGGCTTTGGACGCTTCACTACCGGCGGCCGTGGTGGCCAAGTTGTGGAGGTAACTACCCTAGCCGATGCAGGTCCGGGCAGTTTCCGCGAGGCTTTCACCCAACACCCCGGCGAGCCCATTACCATCGTGTTTCGAGTGGGTGGGCTAATCGAGTTGAAGTCGCCTCTCAAGCCGAAGCGTTCCAACGTCACCATTGCCGGCCAGACGGCTCCCGGCGACGGTATCTGCCTGAAAAACTACAGCGTTAAGCTCCACGGCAACAACATTATGGTGCGTTACCTGCGTTCGAGGCCCGGCAACACGTCGGGGGCCAACGTAGCGGGGGTGTATGGCCTGAACATGGAAAACTGCCGCAACTTCATTGTCGATCATTGCTCGATGAGCTGGTCGATAGAGGAAGCGGCGACCTTCTATGACAACACCTATTCCACAGTGCAGTGGTGTGTGGTGAGCGAGAGTCTAAACTCATCGTTCAATGGCAAAGGCGACCATGGGTACGCCGGCGTGTGGGGCGGGCAGTACGCATCCTACCACCACAACCTGATTGCGCATCACCACAGCCGGGCCATCCGCTTCAACGGGGCCCGCGCCCACGATACTACAGCCGTGGTCGATTATCGGAACAACGTGATTTACAACTGGGGCAACATGCAGGCCGCTTACGGCAATGAGCTGCTTATTCCCGGTGGAAGCGGCCAGCTGAACATGGTCAACAACTACTACAAAGGCGGGCCAGCCACCCCCGCCGCGCGAGCAGCCGTTATTTTCGACATCACCCAAGCATATGATGCGGCCAAGCCAGACAAGCCAGTGGCCACCGTATATGCGGCCGGAAACTACGTAGCGGGCTACCCCGCCGTGACGGCCAACAACTGGACCGGCATTCGGCTACACTACTACCCGGAAACGGCAGTTAACTTCCGCCGCTTCCGGCAAACTCAGGCAACGCCTGCCCTGGCGCCCATTACCACCGAATCGGCGGAGGCGGCGTACCAGGCCGTACTGGCGGGCGCGGGTGCCACCGTGCCCGTGCGCGACGCCGTGGATGCGCGCATTGTGGCGGAAACCCGTGCTGGTACGGCCACCGGCAGCAGCCCCGCGGGCAGTGCCACGTACGGGCTACATCAGGGCATCATCGACTCGCAGCAGGACGTTGGGGGGTGGCCCGTGTACAAGGATGGCCCCACCCCCACCGACACCGACCACGACGGAATGCCTGATGCCTGGGAAGCTCGCCACGGCTTGAACCCGAACAGCGCCGCCGACCGCAACGGTCTTGCAGCCAGTGGCTACACGCAGCTAGAAGAGTACCTCAACAGCTTGGCCAGAAGCCGCCACAGTAGCAGCACCCCTCCCCCGGCCTCCAAGGGCCCATCCCATAAACCTCGCCGCAACAGGCGCTCCGGCGTAGGGCAGTAG